In the Alkaliphilus oremlandii OhILAs genome, one interval contains:
- a CDS encoding prepilin peptidase: MAIKNKCIETDAPYSIRGILSYIGNCMRELYRDYLKPLGIRWKIFLILLLIMVNTANLLIRASLDKILICNILSVIMILDIRYLKIPDALIVFLLGSSILNVATVGDINFIISRILVFFSISLLMIIYSLISGVGGGDVKLISVLSLIFGFKEILCIFILSIILAAAASVFLILMKKAKLNTKIPLSPFIVVAVAIFCLH; the protein is encoded by the coding sequence ATGGCAATTAAAAATAAATGTATTGAGACAGATGCTCCTTATTCTATAAGGGGCATATTGTCTTATATAGGAAATTGTATGAGAGAATTGTACAGGGATTATTTAAAACCTTTAGGTATTAGATGGAAGATATTTTTAATCCTTTTATTGATTATGGTTAATACGGCTAATTTACTTATAAGAGCTTCTTTAGACAAAATACTAATATGCAATATTTTGAGTGTAATTATGATATTGGATATTAGGTATTTGAAGATACCGGATGCTTTAATTGTATTTTTGTTGGGGTCATCAATATTGAACGTTGCTACTGTAGGAGATATCAATTTTATTATTTCTAGAATTTTAGTTTTCTTTTCAATATCCTTATTGATGATAATTTATTCTTTAATAAGTGGAGTAGGAGGTGGGGATGTTAAGTTAATTTCTGTGTTAAGTTTAATATTTGGTTTTAAAGAAATACTATGTATATTTATTTTATCAATCATATTAGCAGCTGCAGCAAGTGTATTTTTAATCTTAATGAAGAAAGCAAAATTAAACACTAAAATACCTTTAAGTCCATTCATTGTAGTAGCTGTGGCTATATTTTGTCTACATTAA
- a CDS encoding VirB4 family type IV secretion system protein: MAKKKETSKVNNSLLNIITPVGLKFRKNTFDLGESTSRAYGIIKYPQSPDYGWLSRITNIPSTIVSIDFTPIDNSTFVNSLSNLIKQQKGVADSTRDPLTASRAEKIALDAEKTMVDIDGDKEIVGLLSTVIVPISRDEQVFDKICRKVESSVSVLKCKLRTLSNLQKEGFKQISPFYVEDEDISNITQRVVPLSTFIGGFPFASSGYNDGTGYYYAKDSGGGLVVIDPWKRGGDRTNSFFVIMGVPGVGKSTVVKHIALSEYMKGTKIIFIDPHREYKELCRNLNGDWINAGGGSKGKINPLQIRIIPKDDEEESDNEKLYVDEGYGMGDMALYIKNLEIFFKLYIPSLTDRFIAILKSELIELYNNFDIFWDTDISKLSNMDFPIMLDLYNQILRKSKDKELSYQKDYEDLALLLKDMALGSDSFLWNGHTTIQADSKCICIDTKDLQNTSENILSTQYFNLLQWAWEEIIKDPTEKVMLFCDEAYLMIDPRVPQSLIFLRNLIKGARKYEGGGAIISHIVGDFLDPKIKMYGQAILDLPTFKVLMGTDGKNLEETKNLYSLTEAEEELLASKQRGRALFMAGSKRFKINFEIPEYKLRYMGSSGGR, from the coding sequence ATGGCAAAGAAAAAAGAAACCTCAAAGGTAAATAATTCACTATTAAATATAATCACGCCTGTAGGACTTAAATTTAGAAAAAATACTTTTGATTTGGGTGAGAGTACATCAAGGGCTTATGGGATCATAAAGTATCCACAAAGCCCGGACTATGGCTGGTTATCTCGGATTACGAATATACCAAGTACAATTGTATCAATAGACTTTACACCCATTGATAATAGCACTTTTGTAAACTCTCTCTCTAATTTAATAAAGCAGCAGAAGGGCGTCGCTGACAGTACAAGAGATCCGCTTACTGCATCAAGGGCCGAAAAAATAGCTTTGGATGCTGAGAAAACCATGGTGGATATCGATGGAGACAAAGAAATTGTGGGGCTTTTAAGTACAGTGATCGTACCGATTTCAAGAGATGAGCAAGTATTTGATAAAATTTGCAGGAAAGTGGAGAGTAGTGTTTCTGTTTTAAAATGTAAATTAAGAACCCTTTCAAACCTACAGAAAGAGGGCTTTAAGCAGATTTCTCCTTTTTATGTGGAGGATGAAGATATTAGTAATATTACGCAAAGGGTAGTGCCATTGAGTACATTTATAGGGGGATTCCCCTTTGCTTCAAGTGGTTATAACGATGGTACCGGTTATTACTATGCTAAGGATAGTGGCGGTGGCTTAGTGGTGATCGATCCTTGGAAGCGTGGAGGGGATAGGACCAACAGCTTTTTTGTAATAATGGGCGTACCAGGTGTAGGAAAATCTACTGTAGTAAAACATATAGCGTTATCTGAATATATGAAGGGCACAAAGATTATATTTATTGATCCCCATAGAGAATATAAAGAACTTTGCAGGAATCTAAATGGAGATTGGATCAATGCCGGTGGAGGATCTAAAGGAAAAATAAATCCATTGCAAATAAGGATTATTCCGAAGGATGATGAGGAGGAAAGTGATAACGAGAAGCTATATGTAGATGAAGGCTACGGTATGGGGGATATGGCCCTTTATATTAAGAATCTAGAAATATTTTTTAAGCTATATATTCCATCTCTTACAGATCGATTTATCGCCATATTAAAAAGTGAGCTGATAGAGCTTTATAATAATTTTGATATATTTTGGGATACAGATATATCAAAATTATCGAATATGGATTTTCCTATTATGTTAGATCTATATAATCAGATTCTAAGGAAGTCTAAGGATAAAGAACTTTCTTATCAGAAGGACTATGAGGATTTAGCATTACTGCTAAAGGATATGGCTCTAGGAAGTGATTCGTTCCTTTGGAACGGACATACTACCATTCAAGCCGATTCTAAGTGTATTTGCATCGATACGAAAGATTTACAAAATACTTCGGAAAATATATTGAGTACGCAATATTTTAACCTTCTTCAGTGGGCATGGGAGGAGATTATAAAAGATCCAACAGAGAAGGTAATGCTATTTTGTGATGAAGCTTATTTAATGATAGATCCTAGGGTTCCTCAAAGTCTTATTTTCCTAAGAAATCTGATTAAAGGAGCTAGAAAATATGAAGGTGGCGGCGCAATCATCTCTCACATTGTGGGGGATTTTTTAGATCCTAAGATTAAAATGTATGGCCAAGCGATTTTAGATTTACCTACTTTTAAAGTGCTCATGGGAACGGACGGTAAGAACTTAGAAGAAACGAAGAATCTATATAGCTTAACTGAGGCTGAAGAGGAGTTATTGGCTTCTAAGCAAAGGGGAAGGGCTTTATTTATGGCAGGTTCTAAGCGGTTTAAAATAAACTTTGAAATTCCTGAATACAAGCTTCGGTATATGGGTAGCTCCGGTGGAAGATAG
- a CDS encoding single-stranded DNA-binding protein — translation MNKVMLLGRLVKDVELRYSQGENPVAVGKYTLAVSRQFRKEGEPDADFINIIGFGKAAEFAEKYFKKGQQIVVVGRLQVRNYENEEGRKNFFTEVIVDEQYFAGNKKDKSSDGGNEVK, via the coding sequence ATGAACAAAGTCATGTTATTAGGAAGGTTGGTTAAGGATGTAGAGTTAAGGTATTCGCAGGGTGAAAATCCTGTAGCAGTAGGTAAGTATACCTTAGCTGTAAGTCGTCAATTTAGAAAGGAAGGTGAACCGGATGCAGATTTTATAAACATCATTGGTTTTGGTAAAGCTGCAGAGTTTGCAGAGAAGTATTTTAAGAAAGGTCAGCAGATCGTTGTAGTAGGTAGATTGCAGGTTAGGAATTATGAAAATGAAGAAGGTAGGAAAAATTTCTTTACTGAGGTTATCGTAGATGAACAATATTTCGCGGGAAATAAAAAAGATAAATCTTCTGATGGTGGAAATGAGGTGAAATAG